The genomic region AGACATCGACGCCCGCCATGAACAGGCGCTCGACCATCTCGGGGGAGGCAGACGCGGGTCCAAGCGTCGCTACAATCTTGACCCGCCGATTACGTCTCATTTGTCTGCATTTCCTTGGCCCGGATCGGTGAGGCGGATGGTCCACTCCTTCGCCTCGCCAGTATCTACTTCGAAAAATCCGGTGCGCTTATATCCGCGTTTCACGCAATCCTGAACCCCCCGGATGGCAAAGGACTTTTCTGTCGTGCACATGTCGTTTTTGCCGCCCCATTCGCCGCCGCGATCGTAATCGACGGCGTGGACGTAAACGTAGCGGCTCGGCAAGGCTCCCTTCAGAAGCGTCTCGCAGGTTTGCGATGCGATATTCCACCAGCCTTCCGTCGCCCAGCCTGTGGTGTCCTGATAACCAATCGCGACGCCCACCCGGCTTGATGTCGCGTTGCAAAGCTTCAGGTCGGCATGTGCCGCCGACGTGTAAACACATAAGGCCAACGAAAAGATGACGTGCCGGACAATGGCGCGCGAAGAATTGCGGGATGGCAAGTCAGAAGCTCCAATTCCTATAGCGGAGAGTTCTGGTTGTGTCCCCAGCCGTTCGCCAACGCCGTGTGTCTTGCTTACGGATCGACAAGGATGACCCGGAAATCGTTGACGTTGGTTTGGGTCGGGCCACACAGAATAAGATCGCCTATGGGGCGAAAGAAACCCGTCGAGTCGTTGTTCTCCAGGAACTTGGCGGCATTGAGATTTTGTGACGCAGCCCGTGCGAGCGTATCGGGGAAAACCATGGCGCCTGCCGGATCGCTGTGGTGTCCGCCACCGCCGTCGATGCCGTCGGTGTCGCCAGCGAGGCCGGCGATGCCCGGCGTGCCATTCAATGCGATGGCGAGGCCGAGGGCGTATTCCTGGTTGGGGCCGCCGGAGCCGTTGCCGCGTACAGTGACGGTCAATTCGCCACCGGACATAATCGCGACCTTTTCGCCCTTAGCTTTCGCTTCGAGCGCCATCTCGGCGTGCTTGCGGGCGACGTCGTGCGCTTCGCCTTCAAGATCGTCGCCAAGCATGATGGTGCGATAGCCGAGATCGCGTGCGATGGCGCCAGCAGCTTCGATCGAAGCGCGCGGTGCGGCGACGATTTCGTAAGTCGAATTGGCGAGCTTTGGATCGCCGGCTTTCAGCGTTTCGTTTTTCGGATCGTCGAGCGCTTTCGCGATCTCGGGCGACGGCGTGATCTTCCATTTGGCGAGCACGGCGCGTGCGTCCGCTAGCGTCGAGCGGTCGGCGACGGTCGGGCCGGAGCCGATCTCGTCGGGATTGTCGCCCGGCACGTCGGAGATAGCGAGCGTTAGCAAGCGCGCCGGATAGACGGCGGCTGCGAGCTTGCCACCTTTGACTTCGGAGAGGTGCTTGCGCACGCAATTCATTTCCGAGATCGGTGCTCCGGATTTCAGCAGCTGTTTGGTCAGGGCCTGCTTGGCTTCGAAGCTGACATCCGGCACCGGAGCTGCCCAGATCGCCGAAGCGCCACCCGACAGCAGGCAAAGAACGAGATCGTTCGGCCCGGCGCTCTTCGCCAGCGCAATGGCGCGTTCGGCACCAACGATGGAATTTGCGTCGGGAACGGGGTGGCCCGCTTCCAGGATTTCGATGATCTTGGTCGGCAAGCCGAAGCCGTGGCGCGTCGAGATAAGGCCCGAGATTTTGCCGGCTTCGCCGGTTGCGATGTAATGCTCTTCGGCTGCGACGGCCATCGCGGCAGAGCCCTTGCCGGCACCGATGATGATGATCCGGCCGCCTTCGGGGACCTTGGGCAGGTGCGCAGGCAGGCAAACCGCGGGGTGGGCCGTCCGATAAGCGGTTTCGAACAGCGTGCTCAAAGTCTCGCGGACGCCGCCGTTCGTGCCGTCTTTCATAGTGTCTCCCTAGGCCGATGCCTGCTTGTTATCTCATTATTGGGGGTCTGGTTTGCGCAAACGCTCCGTCCCCGTCAAGGCATCAGAGGCCGCAGCTTAGGCGGGGCTTTCGGGTGGCCGGAATGGTGCTTATGTCGTAAGCCCGTCGCAGGATCCTGCCGGTCAAGGAGTTGGCCATGAAGACTTTCGATCCGCAAACGACAATTGAACTCGAAGCCGCGGTATTCCGGCGTCTGGTCGAGCATTTGCGGTCGCGAACGGACGTTCAGAACATCGATATGATGAATTTGGCCGGGTTCTGCCGGAATTGCTTGGCGACGTGGATGTCGGACGCGGCGGAGGGCAAGGGGCTCGAATTGTCCAAGGATGACGCCCGCGAAATCGTCTACGGCATGCCGTTCCAGGAGTGGAAAGCCAAGCATCAGACCGAAGCGTCGCCCGATAAACAGGCGGCCTTCGAACAGAACCGGCCGAGAGATCATTAATCGTGGTCCCCGGCGACTCGCGTTCCGCGAGCCGGCCGCCGGGGACGGCTTTGGAGCAAGCAGTCGGCCGGCTTTTTGTTGCGCCTTGCGACTCTCCTTTGGAGAGCCGGCCGCAAGGCGCGGCACCGCAGCGACTCACAAACGCTCCGCGACATATACAACGTCAAGATGGCGGACCAAATTTATCCCTTTGGATAGCGGGGATCGCCGCCTTGCTGTGGCCGACGCTCGCCGTTAGCGTCGGCGGAACAAGACAGCAGGAGTTCCCATGAGCACGCTTCAAGCCTCGGCGCAAAATCAGCTGCGCCAGTTCGTCGAACAGATCGAACGCCTCGAAGAGGAAAAGAAGCAGCTCGCGGCCGATATCCGTGACAAATACACGGAAGCCAAGGCCGTCGGCTTCGACGTCAAGGCGCTGCGCCAGATCGTTCGGCTGCGCAAGAAGAGCAACCAGGAGCGCCAAGAAGAAGAGAGCATCCTGGAAGTCTACATGCATGCGCTGGGAATGTTGGATCAGGCACCCAATACGGAAGCGCTTGCCGACGCGATGATGGCCGCTGAGTAAGTGAGTCTTTAGTTGCGCCCTGCGACTCGCGTTCCGCGAGCCGGCGGCGGCTTCGATTGGCCGGTCGCCAGCGTGGGCTTTCATTGCCGGCCGCAAGGCGCGGTAACGCCGATCTGCAACCCGTAATAAAACAGCACCGCCCAGTCCCCATTCGGCGCTGAGGAAAAGGCGGTGCTGGCGACAGCAGTCTTTCGACTGCCACCTCTGTGCGCGCGGAAATGTGATTGGTTCTGCGCGTCTTCAGGTTCACCCTAATGCCCGGTCGTGATAAGGACAAATCGCTATTTCTTGCGCTGGGCATTAGACCTTCTGATGGTTCACGTCACACTCAAGCAGCTCCGGTATTTTGACGCGCTCGCGCGCGAACAGCATTTCGGCCGCGCCGCCGATGCCTGCGCGGTCACGCAGCCTGCATTGTCGATGCAGATTCAGGATCTTGAAGCCTCATTGGGCATTGCGCTCGTCGAGCGAACGCGCAGCGGCATCAAGCTGACGCCGAAGGGCGAGGAAATCGCGCTACGCGCGCAGCGGCTTCTCAACGACGTCCGCAATCTCGTCGATTATGCGCAGCACGCGGGCGGCCTTCTATCCGGGACGCTTCGGCTGGGTGTCATTCCGTCGGTTGCGCCGTATCTGCTGCCGCCGCTTCTGCCGCTGCTGAAGGAGCATCATCCCGATCTCGAACTGCACGTTCGCGAGACGCAGACGCAGGTTCTGACGGATGAGCTGGTCGAGGGGAAACTCGACGTGCTGCTCTTGGCTTTGCCGATCAAAAATCCGGATATCGAAACGTTACCCGTTTTCGAAGACCGGTTTTTGTTGGCGATGCCGAAAAGCCGAAAGCTCTCCGGCCGCGTGCGGGCAACGAAGGAGATGGTCGAGCACGACCGCCTTCTGCTGCTCGAAGAGGGGCATTGCCTGCGCGACCAGGCGCTCACCTATTGCAGCTTGCAGCAGGTCGATGATGTCAACACGTTCGGAGCGTCGAGCCTGTCGACTATCGTCGAGATGGTGTCGGCAGGTTTCGGAATCACGCTGCTGCCGGAGATCTGCATCGGCATCGAAAGCCGTGGCCGCGACATCAAGATGATCCGCTTCGTTGATCCTGAGCCGTCGCGGTCCATCGGGCTTGCGTGGCGTCGCTCAAGTCCGCGGCGTGCGGATTTTCTGGCGTTGGGCAAGTTCGTCAACGAGGCTGGGCAGGTGTCGCTTAAGCGCGGCGTTGCGGCGCTCGAGGCTTAGCGCCAGTCAACTTAGCGAATTGTCAGCGGGCGCTGGTCTGGACAGGGCGGTTCGAGATGCCCGTGGCGATGCGGCTGTCTTCCAGTTCCTTCAGGGCTTCGGCGTGCACGGCCTTGCCTTTGAATTGATCGCACCACATTGCTTCCGCCAATTGGCGTCCCGGCCGGAACCGCATTGGCTCAAGCGTATCGACATCATCCAGGACTTCGAGCGTAGCGGCGACGTCGGGAGCCTGCATCGGCGCGAGCGGCTTGTCGCGGGCCGTCGGTTCGTTGGTCAGAAACGGAGCAAGCGGGAAGGGGCGATAGTCCATCTCGTCGGGATGGTCTTCGTCGTAGGCCGGTGCCTGCGCCCATTCGGTCATGCTGGCCGGGCGCATATCGCTGACGGTTCCGGCCGCCGGATCGAGGCTTGCGACTTGAGCGATCGGCGCTTCCGAAGGTTTGCGATTTTCAGCCAAGGCTGCGGCGGCGAGCGCTTTCTGCGGGCGAACGGCGGGTCTTGGACCTTGGATGAGTTCCGGCAGCGGCATGGAGGCGGCGGACGCAACCAGATCATTGAGCTTGCTGCGATCGGCTTGCGACGGAACCGTGAAATGCGACGAGCGGTCGATCAGCCTCGGGACAGCGATTGCCTGTGATTGCCCATCGCTGGGTTCGAGCGATGCGACCGTCGATGCCGGCGCGAACGGGCGTATCGGTGGCGTGAGCAACGGGTCGGGCTCAGTCGTTATGTTGACGTTGCGACGCGTAGAGCCATCGGCGATTTTCGGGCGTGCGCCGAAACCCAATGAGGCGACCACGTTGAGATGCTTCTTCGGCGGGCTGACTTCGAGCGACGCCACCATGGTGCGCGAGGTTCCGGGCTCACGGCGGTCATGGAAGAATTCAGCGACCTGAGTTGCCAGATCGTGGAAGCGGCTCCGCGCGATTTTAACGTCGGCCGGGGTGATCGGACGGCCGTCGGCGGGCACGAATTTCGAGCGGCCGTTCGGAAAGAGCAGGGCAAGCTCCTGACGCGGCATGCGCGGCCACATGCGAACGTTGGCGGTGTCGATGTGAATGAAGGGGATGCCGGACGTCGGATAGTATCCGACGCCGCCGCGCTCACGGATCAGCGCGGAGTAGCGCATCTTCTTCAGCGGAATGTCGGGGAAGGTAATGTCGATCGCCTTGCCGGTGATGTGCTGGCTGAACCGCGCCTGACCGCCGCGCGTTTCGCGAAGCATTTCATTGGTGCTTGCCGTGCGGTAGCCGCAGATGATGTTGATCGGCTCCTTCGAGCCGAGTTCTTCGTGCATTTCCCAGGCGAGGTCGATAGTGGCGGGCGCGATCGTTATGATCTTGTTTTTGCGCCAGTCGCGCATGATGTAATTTATCTTGGTCATCGCCTCGGGAATGTATTTTCCATTCCGCTTGTAGACGATGGTCAGGCGTTCGTGTGTGTGGATGTGATAGAGGGAAATCACGCGCTCATTAGGCTGCCCGGCCGCCGTCATCTTGTCGGCGTTGAGACACACAGACAAAATCAGCGCGAGTGCGCCGAATACCAGCCCTGAGCGGCGAGCGGCCACGAATTCCCCCGTCCCTACTAAAAACATTCCGAGCCCGACTGGGGCCAAAATGCTCGGCCGTTAACGATTAACCCCGAACCGTTAAGAGGCAGTAACTATCCCCGGCCGATATCTAAAACTTCGGAAAGGGCGATAAAAAGGCCAGTGGGCTCGGCAAATGAAAAAGCCGGCCCGCTTACGCGGCCGGCTTCTCATGTCTGCTTCGTCAGTCGTTGGCTGTGCTCAGAAGCCGCCAAAGACCTGCTTGAAGAAACTGCCGAGGCCACCGTTGTGCTTCTTGCGGCGCCCGCGGCTGTCGTATTCGTCGTCATCGCCGAAGAGCGATGCGAAACCATCGTTGCGCCATCCCTCATTCGGGATGTCTTCGGGCGACACTTTCTTTTCGTCAGCTTTGACGATCTGGTTCCACTTGCCGGCGAGCGCGAGCGTAATGCGTTTCTCGTGGCCGTAGATGTCGTTGAAGGTCTGAACTTCGCCGTTATCATCGACCCACGCCGTGAAATACGTCACGTGCACGGGAATGGGATGATCGAGGGCGATCTCGTTCTCCTCTGGGCCGTTCTTGACGAGATCGTCGACCTTCTCTTTGTCCCAGCCTTTATCCTTGTCGAGGATCAGCTCGGCCAGCGATACAGGGTTGCGCACGCGCATGCAGCCGTGGCTGAAAGCGCGGACGGGTTCGTTGAACAGACCTTTGCTCGGCGTGTCGTGCAGATAGACCGCGTGCTTGTTCGGGAACAGGAACTTCACGACGCCGAGCGCGTTGCCGCCGCCGGGCGGCTGATAGACATGGAAATTGCGAATGTCGGTGCGAGACCAATCGACATTTCGCGGATCGACCTTGCGGCCGTTGTATTCCATGACCAGACCCTGGCGACGCAATGAATCGTAGCCCGATCTGAGGCCTGGCAGCAGTTCCTTGATCTTGATCGAGTCCGGAACGTTCCAGCGCGGCTTGATAACGACGGTCTTCATCGTCTCGGAGAAGATCGGCGACTGGGCGTCGGGCCGGCCAGAGACGATGCGCTCCTCATGGATGACCTGGCCATTTGACACCACGCGGAATTTGAATTCCGGGATGTTGACCATGACGTAGTAGTTGCCGAGATCGGCGGGCATCCACCGCCACTCTTCCATATTGGCGACTAGGCGGTCCGTCGTGACGCCGTTGCCGGCGTTCAACGAATTGCGCAGCACGTTCGTAATCCAGAAGCTCGCCGGGCGAATGCCCTTC from Hyphomicrobium sp. MC1 harbors:
- a CDS encoding DUF2312 domain-containing protein: MSTLQASAQNQLRQFVEQIERLEEEKKQLAADIRDKYTEAKAVGFDVKALRQIVRLRKKSNQERQEEESILEVYMHALGMLDQAPNTEALADAMMAAE
- a CDS encoding DUF1244 domain-containing protein → MKTFDPQTTIELEAAVFRRLVEHLRSRTDVQNIDMMNLAGFCRNCLATWMSDAAEGKGLELSKDDAREIVYGMPFQEWKAKHQTEASPDKQAAFEQNRPRDH
- a CDS encoding hydrogen peroxide-inducible genes activator, translating into MVHVTLKQLRYFDALAREQHFGRAADACAVTQPALSMQIQDLEASLGIALVERTRSGIKLTPKGEEIALRAQRLLNDVRNLVDYAQHAGGLLSGTLRLGVIPSVAPYLLPPLLPLLKEHHPDLELHVRETQTQVLTDELVEGKLDVLLLALPIKNPDIETLPVFEDRFLLAMPKSRKLSGRVRATKEMVEHDRLLLLEEGHCLRDQALTYCSLQQVDDVNTFGASSLSTIVEMVSAGFGITLLPEICIGIESRGRDIKMIRFVDPEPSRSIGLAWRRSSPRRADFLALGKFVNEAGQVSLKRGVAALEA
- a CDS encoding DUF882 domain-containing protein, with amino-acid sequence MAARRSGLVFGALALILSVCLNADKMTAAGQPNERVISLYHIHTHERLTIVYKRNGKYIPEAMTKINYIMRDWRKNKIITIAPATIDLAWEMHEELGSKEPINIICGYRTASTNEMLRETRGGQARFSQHITGKAIDITFPDIPLKKMRYSALIRERGGVGYYPTSGIPFIHIDTANVRMWPRMPRQELALLFPNGRSKFVPADGRPITPADVKIARSRFHDLATQVAEFFHDRREPGTSRTMVASLEVSPPKKHLNVVASLGFGARPKIADGSTRRNVNITTEPDPLLTPPIRPFAPASTVASLEPSDGQSQAIAVPRLIDRSSHFTVPSQADRSKLNDLVASAASMPLPELIQGPRPAVRPQKALAAAALAENRKPSEAPIAQVASLDPAAGTVSDMRPASMTEWAQAPAYDEDHPDEMDYRPFPLAPFLTNEPTARDKPLAPMQAPDVAATLEVLDDVDTLEPMRFRPGRQLAEAMWCDQFKGKAVHAEALKELEDSRIATGISNRPVQTSAR
- a CDS encoding glycerate kinase, whose protein sequence is MKDGTNGGVRETLSTLFETAYRTAHPAVCLPAHLPKVPEGGRIIIIGAGKGSAAMAVAAEEHYIATGEAGKISGLISTRHGFGLPTKIIEILEAGHPVPDANSIVGAERAIALAKSAGPNDLVLCLLSGGASAIWAAPVPDVSFEAKQALTKQLLKSGAPISEMNCVRKHLSEVKGGKLAAAVYPARLLTLAISDVPGDNPDEIGSGPTVADRSTLADARAVLAKWKITPSPEIAKALDDPKNETLKAGDPKLANSTYEIVAAPRASIEAAGAIARDLGYRTIMLGDDLEGEAHDVARKHAEMALEAKAKGEKVAIMSGGELTVTVRGNGSGGPNQEYALGLAIALNGTPGIAGLAGDTDGIDGGGGHHSDPAGAMVFPDTLARAASQNLNAAKFLENNDSTGFFRPIGDLILCGPTQTNVNDFRVILVDP
- a CDS encoding DUF1036 domain-containing protein, which gives rise to MVRHVIFSLALCVYTSAAHADLKLCNATSSRVGVAIGYQDTTGWATEGWWNIASQTCETLLKGALPSRYVYVHAVDYDRGGEWGGKNDMCTTEKSFAIRGVQDCVKRGYKRTGFFEVDTGEAKEWTIRLTDPGQGNADK